From a single Vampirovibrio chlorellavorus genomic region:
- the minD gene encoding septum site-determining protein MinD, with protein MTKSKKEKGRVVVVTSGKGGVGKTTTTANIGAGLARMGYKVVLVDTDIGLRNLDLLMGLENRIVYNIVDVVEERCKLSQALVKDKRMPNLSLLPAAQTRDKSALNEEQMKSVSEQLAEEFDFILVDSPAGIEQGFLNATAGATEAIVVCTPEMSSVRDADRIIGLLESKEEITNYKLVINRVRPGMIKNNDMMDVDDVLEILSIKLLGVIPEDQEIIISTNKGEPIVNTENSLAGQAYRNIARRVAGEDVPFLNLDVPTSWLDKLKGFFTKSA; from the coding sequence ATGACAAAATCCAAAAAAGAAAAAGGACGGGTCGTCGTCGTGACTTCCGGTAAGGGCGGGGTGGGTAAAACCACCACCACAGCCAATATTGGAGCCGGTTTGGCCCGTATGGGGTACAAAGTGGTTCTGGTGGATACCGATATCGGCCTTCGCAACCTGGATTTGCTGATGGGCCTTGAAAACCGCATTGTCTACAACATTGTGGACGTGGTGGAAGAGCGTTGCAAACTCAGTCAGGCCTTGGTCAAAGATAAGCGGATGCCCAACCTCAGTTTGCTACCTGCTGCTCAAACCCGTGATAAATCGGCCTTGAACGAAGAGCAAATGAAGTCCGTCAGCGAACAATTGGCTGAAGAGTTTGACTTTATTCTGGTGGATAGCCCTGCCGGTATTGAGCAAGGCTTCCTCAACGCCACCGCTGGCGCCACTGAAGCCATTGTAGTCTGCACCCCCGAAATGTCTTCGGTTCGCGACGCGGATCGCATCATCGGCTTGCTGGAATCCAAGGAAGAAATCACGAACTACAAGCTGGTTATCAACCGGGTACGCCCTGGCATGATCAAGAACAATGACATGATGGATGTGGATGACGTCTTGGAAATCTTGTCCATCAAATTGCTGGGCGTCATTCCCGAAGATCAGGAAATCATTATCAGCACCAATAAAGGTGAGCCCATTGTGAACACCGAAAATTCCCTGGCTGGACAGGCTTACCGCAATATCGCCCGTCGGGTAGCTGGCGAGGATGTGCCTTTCCTGAACCTGGACGTTCCAACCTCATGGCTAGACAAATTGAAAGGCTTTTTTACCAAAAGCGCCTAG
- the minE gene encoding cell division topological specificity factor MinE, translated as MGWLRKLVDWVDPPKRTIEQDMMADMNSARGDAKNRLRLVLMHDRTQLSPVVLGQMRDDMVEVISKYVEIDKDALEVNLESESNTIALVANIPVLRTRAGV; from the coding sequence ATGGGTTGGCTACGAAAACTTGTAGACTGGGTGGACCCGCCTAAAAGAACTATTGAGCAGGATATGATGGCTGATATGAACTCGGCGCGCGGCGATGCCAAAAATCGCCTGCGTCTGGTACTTATGCACGACCGCACACAACTCTCCCCGGTGGTTTTGGGACAAATGCGGGACGATATGGTTGAAGTCATCTCAAAATATGTCGAAATCGACAAAGATGCCCTGGAAGTGAACCTGGAAAGTGAATCCAATACCATTGCCCTGGTGGCCAACATCCCGGTGTTGAGAACGCGAGCCGGGGTCTAA
- the rplR gene encoding 50S ribosomal protein L18: MLSKPNRKEVTRKRHYRLRRRLTGSTERPRLAVYRSGKHIYAQIIDDIKAVTVASASTLDKDLRSASGANVEAARKVGQLVATRAQAAGITSVVFDRGGNLYHGRIAALAEAAREAGLEF; the protein is encoded by the coding sequence ATGCTCAGTAAACCCAATCGCAAGGAAGTTACTCGTAAACGGCACTACCGGCTTCGTCGCCGCCTAACTGGCAGCACCGAACGTCCCAGATTGGCTGTTTACCGTAGCGGTAAGCACATTTACGCCCAGATCATTGATGATATCAAAGCCGTCACTGTGGCTTCGGCTAGCACCTTGGACAAGGACCTCCGCAGTGCTTCCGGCGCCAACGTGGAAGCGGCCCGCAAAGTCGGCCAATTGGTTGCCACCCGGGCGCAAGCTGCTGGTATCACCAGCGTGGTGTTTGACCGCGGCGGTAATCTCTACCACGGACGCATTGCCGCTTTGGCTGAAGCTGCCCGTGAAGCTGGTTTGGAATTCTAG
- the rplF gene encoding 50S ribosomal protein L6 translates to MSRIGKSPIRIPDKVEVKLENTAEGTKAIVKGPLGTLTRVFRPEVSITQEGGELVVARRDESRMARGLHGLSRTLLNNMVIGVSTGFSRKLEIIGVGYRAQVQGSKLSLALGFSHPVEIEAPEGISFKVEANTKLEVSGPDKELVGQYSALIRSKRPPEPYKGKGVKYAEERIRRKAGKAGKK, encoded by the coding sequence ATGTCACGAATTGGTAAATCTCCTATCCGGATTCCGGATAAAGTAGAAGTCAAGCTCGAAAATACCGCGGAAGGTACCAAGGCGATTGTTAAAGGCCCGTTGGGTACCTTGACCCGCGTTTTTCGTCCTGAGGTAAGCATTACCCAAGAGGGTGGCGAGCTGGTTGTTGCGCGTCGCGATGAAAGTCGGATGGCACGCGGTTTGCACGGGCTGAGTCGTACCTTGTTGAACAACATGGTCATTGGTGTCAGTACGGGCTTCTCCCGCAAATTGGAAATTATCGGGGTGGGATACCGAGCTCAGGTACAGGGCAGCAAGCTCAGTCTGGCCTTGGGTTTCAGCCATCCTGTAGAGATCGAAGCGCCTGAAGGCATCTCTTTCAAGGTTGAAGCCAACACTAAGCTGGAAGTCAGTGGACCTGACAAAGAGTTGGTCGGCCAGTATTCTGCTCTGATTCGCAGCAAGCGTCCGCCAGAGCCTTACAAAGGCAAGGGTGTGAAGTACGCTGAAGAGCGTATCCGCCGTAAAGCCGGTAAAGCAGGCAAGAAGTAA
- the rpsH gene encoding 30S ribosomal protein S8, with protein MYNDPIADMLTRIRNASNVGHPMVEVPASKLKTELAKVLQKEGYIRSYEIREADNFKTLRVLLKYDSEGYPLIRKLVRVSRPGLRKYYKVDNLPRILGGGGTAIVSTPKGLLSDREARKAHVGGEVLCYVY; from the coding sequence GCTGATATGCTGACCCGCATTCGGAATGCCTCGAATGTCGGCCATCCAATGGTGGAAGTACCCGCCTCTAAATTGAAGACGGAACTTGCAAAAGTACTTCAAAAGGAAGGCTATATCAGAAGTTATGAAATTCGTGAAGCGGATAATTTCAAAACGCTTCGTGTGCTGCTTAAATATGACAGCGAAGGGTATCCTCTGATTCGTAAGCTGGTGCGGGTAAGCCGCCCAGGTTTGCGTAAGTACTACAAGGTTGATAACCTGCCCCGTATTTTAGGTGGTGGTGGTACGGCCATCGTTAGTACGCCAAAGGGTCTGCTTTCCGATCGGGAAGCACGTAAGGCGCACGTTGGCGGTGAAGTACTCTGCTACGTGTACTAA